The Desulfobaculum xiamenense DNA segment ATGGAGAGCTCAAGCGCCAACTCGCTCGACGGATTCTGGCGGAACGCAGACTGCGCGAAAACCGCGAGCAGTTGAAGGCGCTCGTCGAAAACTCTCCGGACATCATCGCGCGTTTCGACCGATCCGCACGCCACCTCTACGTCAACTCGCGCATCTCGAAATACGTGGACACCCCGCGCGAGGAAATCGTCGGCAAGACACCCCGCGAGCTCGGCCTCTGCCCGGAGTTCTGCGCAACCATTGATGCGCGCATCGAGGAAGCCTTCCGTACGAGAAGTCTGGTGCGCACCCGCCTCGTCTTTGACGGTCCGAATGGCCGCACCCACTTCGACTGGCGGCTCTCGCCGGAGTTCTCCTCCGGCGGAGTGGTGCGCACGGTGCTCAGCTTCGCGCGCGACGTCACCGCCCTGCGCCTTTCCGAAGAACGCCTACGCCGCAGCGAGGAGCAATACCGCCTGCTCGTGGAGCACCAAAGCGACATGGTCGTGAACGTCTCGCCTTCGGGACGCATCCTCTTTGCCAGCCCGTCCTTCTGCTCGCTTTTCGCCCTGCCCGAAGACCGGGTGCGCGGCTGCAAGGTCCTGAAAATCGTTCCCCGACCCGAACGCCGCGCCATCGCGGACGTATTCAGACAGGCCATCACCGCCACCGATCCACTCTCCATAGAATTCCAGGCGAGCACCCCAGCCGGCCCGCGCTGGCTGGCCTGGACGGGTCGCGTCGTCCACGGCGCGGATGGCGAGACGAACTCCGTGGTGGCCATAGGGCGCGACGTGACCACCGCCAAGGTGTACGAAACCCGCATCCAGGAATCCCTGCTGGAAAAGGAAACCCTGCTTCAGGAAATCCACCACAGGGTCAAGAACAACCTCCAGATCGTCAGCAGTCTACTGGAGCTTGCCATGGCGCGCATCTCGTCGACGACAGACCGCGCCGTGCTCATGGACATCACCACCAAGATTCAGGGCATGGCGCTGATCCATAATCAAATATACAGCTCGGACAGCTTCGAGAGCGTGAACATCGCCGACTATGGCCGCGCCCTGTGCCGCAACCTCGTCCGGTCCTACGGCGCACAGGACATCGCGCCACACTTCGACACCGAGGACATCCACCTGTCCATCCAGCACGCCATTCCCTGCGGCATCGTGCTCAACGAACTGTTTTCCAACGTCATAAAGCACGCCTATCCCGACGGTCAGGGCGGTTCTCTCGGCTTCAGCGTGCGCGGCGATGACGGCTGCGTGCGGATATGCGTCTCGGATAACGGCCGCGGTTTTCCGGACGACGCCGCAACCACGACGCTCGGCATGAAGCTGGTTTCCAACATCGTCACCTACCAGCTCCACGGCTCCCTCGATATTCGCGTGGAGGACGGAACGCGCATCGACGTCGTCTTTCCTGCGGCCGATGCCCCCGCGCGTGCATACGATTCCGTATCGGCCTGACCCGCTCCCTCCATGGCCGCACGAACATGGCGCCACGATTCGTGCGACATATCCCATTTGATTTCCTTCCGATTTGTGCCAAAACGGAACAAACGGAACGGACAGCAAGGGGCGGCGCAATGCTCAACGAAGCCTACAGAAATCTGTGCATCTACCACGTCCACGACGGCCTGCGCGACGGGCTTTCGCATTACTCGCAGCTCTCGCGGGCGGCCCTCGTCTACGCGGAAGGCCCACAGAGTACCGTGCGCGTCCACGATCCGCAGAACCTGCTGCGCGGACACGAACCGATACTCGAAAAGGTCTTTCTCGCCGACGACGCATGGCGGCGCTGCAAACACCCCGGCGAACGCATCGCTCCCTTCGAGCTGGAACCGTGCGAAGCCCTGTCCATGGCGGGGCTGATCACGCACAGTTCGCGCTCCCGCGCCATCCACCACCAATCATGGTTCACGGAGCACCACCCGGACCTGTGTTCCACCGGGCCAACGGAGCGCTGGCTGGAACACGCGGCGTGGATGCTCTCGCAGGCCTTCGCTTCGGAAAACGTCCTCCAACTCGACATCGCCGGATCGGTCCTACAGGGCTGGGCCACGCACGCCGTGCGCAACCACATCGTCGATTCGCGCGCACAGCGCATGGGCATGGACACCCAACTGCGCATCTACCCCACCCTCGACGCCATCCTCGGCATCTCGAAAACGCTGGAGGAAGGCGCATGGCCGCGCGGGCGGCTGTGTTTCGTGGAGCCATCCCTCATGGACCGCGTGCACTTCCTGGCCCGATTCACGGAAATGGAGCGCCCCCTGCTGCAACACCACAAGCATGTGCGCAAGCTCATGCAGTCCGTGGAAGACACGCCGCACGCCCTCGTCTCGGACGGCAGGCACATCGTCGGCATCGGTTCGGGCATGATGCCCGGATCGCACCTGACGGCCTGCTTCCACGGCAACCACGGCTTTCTCCAGCTCGACGGCGAGACGGTGTGCAGCGTGCTCGACGGCGGATTCCATTCCACCAACCGCAAGCCGAACCTCGTCCAGCTTGAGGAAATGCTCATCGAGACAAACCTCGGCGACGAGGAACGCCACAGCCTCTTCGGCATCGTCACGGACATTGTGCGCAGCACCCAGGAGCGCAAGCACGGGTGCACCATCGTCCTCGACTTCAAAACGCCCATCGTGCCCATCGCCGGGCAGCACCTCGAAACGCCCATCGATCTCGAACTCGAAGGGCTGCTGCCGGTGGCCCAGTCTCTGGCCAAGGTGGACGGCGCGCTGCACATCGGCGCGGACCGTCGCCTGTACGGATTCGGATGTCTGCTCGACGGCCAACGCGTGGTCGGAGAGGACCGCTCGCGCGGGGCTCGCTACAACTCCGCGCTGCGCTTCACGACGGGGCACGACGACCTCGTGGTCATCGTGGTGTCATCGGACCGCCCGGTGTCCATCATACAGGGCGGCGTGGAGGTCACGGCGGCCTGCCCGCTCCTCCCGCTTCGAGGGAGTTGCGGCACGCCACCGCGCCTTGAGGATTGGATCAGCGAATAGCCTATACCTTGCGCCGTCTCGCCCGCGCCAGTTCAAGGGCGTCGCGCAGGGAAATCATGTGTTCGCTCACGTCCACGTCGGCGCAGTCGGGAACGTTCTCGGCCAGATCGCGCAGCACGTCGATTCCATCGAGTAGCGCCGTCACAAGGTCCGCGTCCGGCCGAATCTCCCCGGTGCGGATGCGCCCAAGGATATTCTCCAGCCAGTGCGACAGGCGCTCCATGCTATGCAGCTTGAGTAGCCCGGCACCGGCCTTCACGGAGTGCGCCGCGCGGAATATCTCGTTGACGACCTCCTCCACGGAAGCCCCATCGAGATGCTCCAAATGCAGGATACCCGTCTCCAACTCCACGAGCCGATCACGGGTCTCGTCCACGAAGGCCTCCATGACCTCCTGATCCTGCTGGAAATCCATCATGCCCCGGCGTCTCCGGATTTGTGACCTTCGAGGATGGCGATGGCGCGTTCGGCCATGCTGTCCATGTCCGGCTTGGCAATCTGATCCACGGCACCGACGGATTCGCCCTTGTGTCGCAACTCGCTGGTGATGAGCGACGAATAGAGGATGACCGGCAGCGCCTTGAGCTGCTCGTCATCCTTGATGCTCTTGGTCAGGGTGAAGCCGTCCATGAGCGGCATCTCAATGTCGGCGATGACGATGTCGAGCACGTCGAGGATGCCTTTGCCCTGCTCCTTGGCCTGCTTGCCCATCCGCCGGACATGGTCCAGCGCCTCCTGCCCGTTGCTGACGACATGCAGATCGAAGTTGGCGGCTTCGAGATTCTTGCGCAGCATGAGGCGGATTGTTGGGGAATCGTCAGCGACGAGGGCACGGTAACGGCGGGACGCGACAACGCGCGGCGCTTCGTCCGGCTTGAGGCTCGCCGGTTCCAACGCGGAAAGGATTTGCTCCAGATCGAGGAGCTGGATGAAATGGTCTTCGCGCCGGACCATGCCGATGATGCACGAAGTGCCCATGCGCGTCACGAACTCGTGGGGCGGGGCGACATCCTGCCAGCCCACGCGGTGGATCTCCGTAACGCCGGAGACGAGAAATCCCGTCACGGCCTTGGAGAACTCCGTCACCATCACCACCTCGTACTCGTGGGCGTTGCGGTCGATGCCGAGCCATACAGCGAGGTCGAGCACAGGCACGATATGCTTGCGTAGCGAGATGGTGCCCATGTAGCACGGGTTCGATGCCGACTCCGGCGGGTCGAGGGTCGGACTTTCGATGACCTGCATCACCTTGGCCACGTTGACGCCGAAATAACTCGGAACGGGGTCCTTGCTCCCCGGAACGGTCTCGTTGATGAACAGTTCGAGG contains these protein-coding regions:
- a CDS encoding sensor histidine kinase gives rise to the protein MKSARSLPALIIAVVWLTVGADMAVYRADILNQWTTIQQNIAEQGARSSRVWLELLVEEQGLPVNAAAHETFRKFAAPIRLLDSGHAWLFRDNTLVAGLDETMPADSIMRIDELCAMRGCPTDTEGLGLLRAAIEGRTSGQGFFTLSTERGRERAAWATFDAAGTTWTFGISTPDSEILLHTASPSRILPSILGALAMTVLVIALFRANHHRLELSRKMNDTLGELVERRTRDLSNANGELKRQLARRILAERRLRENREQLKALVENSPDIIARFDRSARHLYVNSRISKYVDTPREEIVGKTPRELGLCPEFCATIDARIEEAFRTRSLVRTRLVFDGPNGRTHFDWRLSPEFSSGGVVRTVLSFARDVTALRLSEERLRRSEEQYRLLVEHQSDMVVNVSPSGRILFASPSFCSLFALPEDRVRGCKVLKIVPRPERRAIADVFRQAITATDPLSIEFQASTPAGPRWLAWTGRVVHGADGETNSVVAIGRDVTTAKVYETRIQESLLEKETLLQEIHHRVKNNLQIVSSLLELAMARISSTTDRAVLMDITTKIQGMALIHNQIYSSDSFESVNIADYGRALCRNLVRSYGAQDIAPHFDTEDIHLSIQHAIPCGIVLNELFSNVIKHAYPDGQGGSLGFSVRGDDGCVRICVSDNGRGFPDDAATTTLGMKLVSNIVTYQLHGSLDIRVEDGTRIDVVFPAADAPARAYDSVSA
- a CDS encoding DNA integrity scanning protein DisA nucleotide-binding domain protein translates to MLNEAYRNLCIYHVHDGLRDGLSHYSQLSRAALVYAEGPQSTVRVHDPQNLLRGHEPILEKVFLADDAWRRCKHPGERIAPFELEPCEALSMAGLITHSSRSRAIHHQSWFTEHHPDLCSTGPTERWLEHAAWMLSQAFASENVLQLDIAGSVLQGWATHAVRNHIVDSRAQRMGMDTQLRIYPTLDAILGISKTLEEGAWPRGRLCFVEPSLMDRVHFLARFTEMERPLLQHHKHVRKLMQSVEDTPHALVSDGRHIVGIGSGMMPGSHLTACFHGNHGFLQLDGETVCSVLDGGFHSTNRKPNLVQLEEMLIETNLGDEERHSLFGIVTDIVRSTQERKHGCTIVLDFKTPIVPIAGQHLETPIDLELEGLLPVAQSLAKVDGALHIGADRRLYGFGCLLDGQRVVGEDRSRGARYNSALRFTTGHDDLVVIVVSSDRPVSIIQGGVEVTAACPLLPLRGSCGTPPRLEDWISE
- a CDS encoding Hpt domain-containing protein; amino-acid sequence: MMDFQQDQEVMEAFVDETRDRLVELETGILHLEHLDGASVEEVVNEIFRAAHSVKAGAGLLKLHSMERLSHWLENILGRIRTGEIRPDADLVTALLDGIDVLRDLAENVPDCADVDVSEHMISLRDALELARARRRKV
- a CDS encoding chemotaxis protein translates to MARSDILLETGTNELEILELFINETVPGSKDPVPSYFGVNVAKVMQVIESPTLDPPESASNPCYMGTISLRKHIVPVLDLAVWLGIDRNAHEYEVVMVTEFSKAVTGFLVSGVTEIHRVGWQDVAPPHEFVTRMGTSCIIGMVRREDHFIQLLDLEQILSALEPASLKPDEAPRVVASRRYRALVADDSPTIRLMLRKNLEAANFDLHVVSNGQEALDHVRRMGKQAKEQGKGILDVLDIVIADIEMPLMDGFTLTKSIKDDEQLKALPVILYSSLITSELRHKGESVGAVDQIAKPDMDSMAERAIAILEGHKSGDAGA